A region of the Calditrichota bacterium genome:
CACCATCACCGTCCCCTTGGAGCGATCGGCGGTAGGGATAATACTCGTAACGTAGCCGGCATAAGAAACCGTCGGATAGGCATCGAGCCGCACTTCGCAGGGGGCGCCGAGGGCGATCTTCTGAATGTTAGACTCCGACACATCGGCTTCGACTTCGAGGGAACCGAGATCGGCAAGGGTAACCACCGCCGCCCGTGCCGAGACGCCCGCAGCCATCGGGGCGACGATTTCGCCGACGTCGGCGTTCTTGGTCAGCACCGTCCCGTCGAAAGGGGCGCGGATGACGGTATTTTCGAGCGCGACCTGAATGGCTCTGGTGCGCGCCTTAGCCATATCGAGCGCGGCCTCGGCGCGTCTGTGGGCAACCTCAGCAAGTTCGAGATCAAACTGTGCACCCACGTTGCCGGATGCCAGCCGTTGCTGCCGCTCGAGGTTCTTCTTAGCCTGCTGGAACTCCGCTTCGCCCAATGCCCGTTGGGCCTCGGCTTCGGCGAGCATCGCCCGGATATCATCGTCCTCGAGCCGCGCGAGAACATCGCCGCGCTTGACGGCGTCGCCCTCTCTAACGCTCAGCGCCACGAGTTGCCCGGTCGCCTTGGACGCGACGGCGGCTTTGCGCTGGGCAACGACGTAGCCGCTGCCGGAGAGCACCGAGCGCGCCTCGGCCGGCGAGCGCATTTGCGCGGCAACCAGTTCAACCTCGACCGGCGGGGCGATGAGCCGGTTCCACGCCAGATAACCGGCGAGGAAGACTCCCGCGACGGCAACGAGCGTAGCCAGCGTCCCCCAAAGGCTCCGGCGCGGCGGTCGTGCCGCCGGCGAGCGGTCCAATCTCAGTGCCGACAGATCGGCTTTATCGGAAGACAAGAAGTGAACAGCGAGTTATGATTGTGAGATGAGATGCGACTGCGCGGTTTCAAGCCTGATGATCGTATCGGTCGGATTGGAATCCGACCCTACGCGAATCACGACACAAATGGTCGGATCGGAATCCGACCCTACGCAAATCACTGAGTTATCAAGTGAGCAACTGCAAGGTGACCGGAGCAATACCCCCGTAATCACGTCTCAATAAGTTGGATCTCATACGTCTCCATCAACGGATTTGCCAGCAACTTACGGCTGAACTCCTCAGCCTGCGCCTGCACCGTTTCCGGCGAGCCATTCTCTACCTCCAACTCGATCAACTTCCCGATCCGGACGTCCTTCACCGCACCATAGCCCATCTGTTCCAGCGCCATCTGGACGGTCTTGCCCTGCGGATCGAGGATCGCCGGCTTAAGTCGCACCACCACGCGCACCTTCATCGCCGCCTCCGCAGTCTGTCATGAACCGGATCGTGCGGTGCGTCGCCATGTCCTTGACCGACGAGCAGTCCGAAGATTCCCATCGCCGGTCCCGAGAGCGCATATACCAGCATTAGCGGGAAGATCACCCGCGACGGTTTGAAGATGATCGCCGAAGCAAT
Encoded here:
- the purS gene encoding phosphoribosylformylglycinamidine synthase subunit PurS, with the protein product MKVRVVVRLKPAILDPQGKTVQMALEQMGYGAVKDVRIGKLIELEVENGSPETVQAQAEEFSRKLLANPLMETYEIQLIET
- a CDS encoding efflux RND transporter periplasmic adaptor subunit → MDRSPAARPPRRSLWGTLATLVAVAGVFLAGYLAWNRLIAPPVEVELVAAQMRSPAEARSVLSGSGYVVAQRKAAVASKATGQLVALSVREGDAVKRGDVLARLEDDDIRAMLAEAEAQRALGEAEFQQAKKNLERQQRLASGNVGAQFDLELAEVAHRRAEAALDMAKARTRAIQVALENTVIRAPFDGTVLTKNADVGEIVAPMAAGVSARAAVVTLADLGSLEVEADVSESNIQKIALGAPCEVRLDAYPTVSYAGYVTSIIPTADRSKGTVMVKIGFRQYDNRVLPEMSAKVTFLKDDAGGNATPLPAVLTVPTAAIANRAGQTVVLMVEDQRIIERAVVTGSVIGNYTEIRSGLQSGDRVVERATSELAVGTKVEAKPARGR